A window from Ignavibacteriota bacterium encodes these proteins:
- a CDS encoding T9SS type A sorting domain-containing protein, translating to MFPLTWYQQFNYQGVDPFTGSQYSQWQGGYVFDSANSSNFPDWVSWVNAFGVNACYFTIAGIVTDIYKFAALQKWEAVKKPWKGSCFGIAASNALAFAYKGQFQTRYNSIFPPFVNPKTVLSNDGVKKVVNELFTHQFGNPSQQSQIGRWNVLTPNQTLNEIKTMLKEDNVSPRTLSIWNNNGAGGHNILPYKLEQEVVMKHKYNLYVYDNSYPFSIPAIIKIDTLGNSLNGTWTTLYGWANWGGPKYLMLENESNVYLKNASLPKHAEGYTSPFVLSSNELEIYTNINANTRIIDALGNVTGFSNGSILVEIPNSVPLTYLDGSETPPYGYSLPTENYSVIVDNFTSDTVKTFFFTGNKSFTYKRFDAEQNQTDRLFFDGGLSFTNPDPQSKTISLLNIMNETTQEKLFSFSSIELAQNDSVKVENPDSNKIKLTSFGSAKDYDIELNFVNENGIGRFGEFNIPLTSNSSHTITPNWNNVTNTDLKILVDEGNDGTVDDTLSLTNKITGIENEQGSILPTEFKLEQNYPNPFNPITTISYQIPINKHVTIKVYDVLGKEVATLIDEFKPAGIHRVEFCTSNFSSGVYFYKLIAGKYIDVKKMVLLK from the coding sequence ATGTTCCCACTGACGTGGTATCAGCAGTTCAACTATCAAGGGGTAGATCCATTTACAGGAAGCCAGTATTCACAGTGGCAAGGAGGATATGTCTTTGACTCTGCAAACTCTTCAAATTTTCCTGACTGGGTTTCATGGGTGAATGCATTTGGTGTTAATGCATGTTATTTTACAATAGCAGGTATAGTCACAGATATATACAAATTTGCAGCACTGCAAAAATGGGAAGCAGTAAAAAAGCCTTGGAAGGGTTCATGTTTTGGAATTGCTGCATCAAATGCACTCGCTTTCGCCTATAAAGGACAATTTCAAACCAGGTACAACAGTATCTTTCCGCCATTCGTAAATCCCAAAACGGTTCTATCCAATGATGGTGTAAAGAAAGTAGTAAACGAGCTATTTACACATCAATTTGGAAATCCTTCCCAGCAATCTCAAATTGGCAGATGGAATGTTTTAACTCCAAATCAGACTTTGAATGAAATTAAAACGATGTTAAAGGAAGATAATGTTTCTCCGAGAACATTATCTATTTGGAATAATAACGGAGCAGGAGGACACAATATATTGCCTTATAAACTTGAGCAAGAAGTAGTAATGAAGCATAAATATAATCTTTATGTATATGATAACAGCTATCCTTTCTCAATACCTGCTATAATAAAGATTGATACATTAGGAAACTCATTAAATGGAACTTGGACAACTTTATATGGTTGGGCAAATTGGGGCGGACCGAAATATTTAATGCTGGAAAATGAATCAAACGTTTATCTTAAAAATGCATCATTACCTAAACATGCAGAAGGATACACTTCTCCATTCGTACTTTCTTCAAATGAACTGGAGATTTATACAAACATAAATGCGAACACAAGAATAATCGATGCTCTTGGGAATGTTACTGGTTTTAGTAATGGTTCAATCTTAGTCGAAATTCCTAATTCAGTTCCATTGACATATCTGGATGGCAGTGAAACACCACCTTATGGGTATTCACTTCCAACAGAAAATTACTCAGTCATTGTTGACAATTTTACCTCAGACACAGTAAAGACATTCTTCTTCACAGGCAACAAATCATTTACTTACAAAAGATTTGATGCAGAGCAGAATCAAACAGACAGATTATTTTTTGATGGAGGATTATCTTTTACAAATCCAGATCCGCAGAGTAAAACTATTAGTCTTCTCAATATTATGAATGAAACTACTCAAGAGAAACTATTCTCATTCAGTTCAATAGAACTTGCGCAGAATGATTCAGTAAAGGTAGAAAATCCCGACAGCAATAAAATAAAACTTACTTCGTTTGGCTCAGCGAAAGATTATGATATTGAACTAAACTTTGTAAATGAAAACGGAATTGGAAGGTTTGGAGAGTTTAATATTCCGTTAACATCTAACAGTTCACATACAATTACTCCTAACTGGAATAATGTAACAAACACCGACCTAAAGATATTGGTAGATGAAGGTAACGATGGAACGGTTGACGATACGCTTTCATTAACTAACAAAATAACCGGAATTGAAAATGAGCAAGGATCAATACTTCCAACTGAATTTAAATTAGAACAGAACTATCCTAATCCTTTCAACCCAATCACAACAATTAGCTATCAAATACCGATTAACAAACATGTAACAATAAAAGTATATGATGTTCTAGGAAAAGAAGTAGCAACTTTGATTGATGAATTTAAACCGGCTGGTATACATAGAGTGGAATTTTGTACTTCAAATTTTTCAAGTGGCGTATACTTTTATAAATTGATAGCAGGTAAATATATTGACGTAAAGAAAATGGTTTTACTCAAATAA
- a CDS encoding T9SS type A sorting domain-containing protein, whose product MKTFFYFVVLNILLCLNVKAQRFGNALQYDGVNDYVDMGYDSTFDVRIAVTYEAWINPDTTLNGFIFNKWADFAESKQFEFFGNRVYFYLYDVFGGTQLVSSPSIPIHEYTHVAATYDGSTAKLYINGVFDTSKAVGSGVGNSTRNLYFGFNPIRPDWSPPFKGIIDEVRIWNVARTESEIQSTMNQILNGNETGLIAYWKFDEGTGTITYDATSNHNDGTISGAIWVPSVTSVKNNSNATQLFNLFQNYPNPFNPSTSIKYTIGSYQLVTLKVYDILGRGIATLVNEYKLAGSYETEFDASKLVSGIYFYKLNTGSFTEIRKMILLR is encoded by the coding sequence ATGAAAACTTTTTTCTACTTTGTAGTTCTAAACATTCTATTGTGCTTAAACGTAAAAGCTCAAAGGTTTGGCAATGCTCTTCAATATGATGGTGTGAATGACTATGTAGATATGGGATATGATTCAACATTTGATGTAAGAATTGCTGTAACTTATGAAGCGTGGATAAATCCAGATACCACTTTAAACGGGTTTATTTTTAATAAATGGGCTGACTTCGCAGAAAGCAAGCAATTTGAATTTTTTGGTAATCGGGTATATTTTTATTTATACGACGTTTTCGGAGGAACACAGCTCGTATCATCTCCTTCCATTCCAATTCATGAATACACTCACGTTGCAGCAACTTACGATGGTTCAACTGCAAAGTTGTACATCAACGGTGTATTTGACACGAGCAAAGCTGTTGGAAGCGGAGTCGGTAACTCTACCCGCAATCTTTATTTTGGTTTTAATCCGATAAGACCTGATTGGAGTCCTCCATTTAAAGGAATAATTGATGAAGTCCGCATATGGAATGTTGCAAGGACAGAATCCGAAATTCAATCTACAATGAACCAAATTTTGAATGGAAACGAAACCGGTTTAATCGCATACTGGAAATTTGACGAAGGAACGGGTACAATAACATACGATGCAACCAGCAATCATAACGATGGCACTATCAGTGGGGCTATTTGGGTTCCAAGTGTGACTTCTGTAAAAAATAATTCTAATGCTACTCAATTATTTAACCTTTTCCAAAATTATCCAAATCCATTTAACCCAAGCACAAGCATTAAGTATACAATAGGTAGTTACCAACTAGTAACACTAAAAGTTTATGATATACTAGGAAGGGGAATAGCAACACTTGTGAATGAGTACAAACTAGCAGGAAGCTACGAAACTGAATTTGATGCATCCAAACTTGTAAGCGGAATTTATTTTTATAAACTCAATACTGGTTCTTTTACTGAAATTAGGAAAATGATTTTGCTTAGATAA
- a CDS encoding T9SS type A sorting domain-containing protein, producing the protein MNETTQEKLFSFSSIELAQNDSVKVENPDSNKIKLTSFGSAKDYDIELNFVNENGIGRFGEFNIPLTSNSSHTITPNWNNVTNTDLKILVDEGNDGTVDDTLSLTNKLTGIENKQGSLLPTEYKLEQNYPNPFNPTTTISYQIPINKHVTIKVYDVLGREIATLIDEYKQAGIYKLEFNASQLVSGVYFYKLRAGSFVQTKKMIIMR; encoded by the coding sequence ATGAATGAAACTACTCAAGAGAAACTATTCTCATTCAGTTCAATAGAACTTGCGCAGAATGATTCAGTAAAGGTAGAAAATCCCGACAGCAATAAAATAAAACTTACTTCGTTTGGCTCAGCGAAAGATTATGATATTGAACTAAACTTTGTAAATGAAAACGGAATTGGAAGGTTTGGAGAGTTTAATATTCCGTTAACATCTAACAGTTCACATACAATTACTCCTAACTGGAATAATGTAACAAACACCGACCTAAAGATATTGGTAGATGAAGGTAACGATGGAACGGTTGACGACACATTATCATTAACAAATAAACTAACTGGGATTGAAAATAAGCAAGGATCATTACTACCAACAGAATATAAGTTAGAACAGAACTATCCTAATCCTTTCAACCCAACCACAACAATTAGCTATCAAATACCGATTAACAAACATGTAACAATAAAAGTATATGATGTTCTAGGAAGAGAGATAGCAACTTTGATTGATGAATATAAACAAGCGGGTATCTATAAATTGGAATTTAATGCTTCACAACTTGTAAGCGGAGTATACTTTTATAAACTTAGAGCAGGTTCTTTTGTTCAAACTAAGAAGATGATCATAATGAGGTAA
- a CDS encoding T9SS type A sorting domain-containing protein — protein MNNYLKTFLLIIFFANLINSQSDWIPETSFGNNGTTRINFGSAHSDYPNDILLLPDNKILIGGITTSSTEGYFVSMTQLFENGQLDSSNFGVDGRVLVHFVGRDQANVIAIQEDGKILAAGSEATSNAASAITPSLYRFNADGTVDTAFGNSGRAIHRFTGNSAGTLYGIKVLDDGRILVTGVSSTIHGFGAMRFLPNGQLDPNFGVGGIARISYPIGGHSVASLFLADTAIIMATVDISPTNILLAMMDSSGNPYSNFGDNGVLQTDIVGKYNFSGGETLLLTEDDKILLSATTPNSSPTKFSVFRFFLDGSLDSTFGTNGRTDIAFSSSDVCYDMTLDYNGKILLVGKGGSGSGLIRLNSDGSPDTTFGPEGKFTYDLSIGNGSNYLRSCLQLSNGGIIAAGIDHTSNSGDYVVVKLTQNPTGVDDQNFIQPNDFALYQNYPNPFNPITTIKYSVSVKSYIRLSVYDILGREVSTLVNESKHAGNYEIEFDASHLASGIYFYRLQADPFIETKKMILLR, from the coding sequence GTGAACAACTATCTGAAAACTTTTTTACTTATAATATTCTTTGCAAATCTCATTAATTCACAATCTGACTGGATTCCAGAAACTTCATTTGGAAACAACGGTACTACAAGAATTAATTTTGGATCCGCACATAGTGATTATCCAAACGATATACTTCTTCTTCCTGATAATAAAATTCTTATTGGCGGTATAACAACATCAAGCACAGAGGGATATTTTGTATCAATGACTCAACTTTTTGAAAATGGGCAACTTGATAGTTCAAATTTTGGAGTTGATGGTAGAGTCTTAGTTCACTTTGTTGGAAGAGACCAGGCTAATGTTATTGCAATACAGGAAGATGGTAAGATTTTAGCTGCCGGTTCAGAGGCAACAAGCAATGCAGCCAGTGCCATAACGCCATCATTGTACCGATTTAATGCTGATGGTACAGTTGATACAGCTTTTGGGAATAGTGGTAGAGCAATACATAGATTTACCGGAAATTCGGCTGGTACATTATATGGAATTAAAGTGTTAGATGATGGTAGAATTTTAGTTACGGGTGTCAGTTCTACAATTCATGGATTTGGCGCAATGCGATTTCTACCAAATGGTCAACTTGATCCTAATTTTGGAGTTGGAGGGATTGCAAGAATAAGTTACCCAATAGGGGGTCATTCTGTAGCAAGTCTTTTCCTTGCTGATACCGCAATTATTATGGCGACGGTTGATATATCACCCACCAATATCTTATTGGCTATGATGGATAGTTCGGGGAATCCATACTCAAATTTTGGTGATAATGGAGTTTTGCAGACTGATATCGTGGGTAAATATAATTTTTCGGGTGGTGAAACACTTCTACTAACAGAAGACGATAAAATATTATTATCGGCAACTACACCAAATTCAAGTCCAACAAAGTTTTCAGTATTCAGATTTTTTCTTGATGGTTCTCTAGATTCCACATTCGGAACAAACGGCAGAACAGATATCGCTTTTTCATCGAGTGATGTTTGCTATGATATGACACTTGATTATAACGGAAAAATTTTGCTGGTTGGAAAGGGTGGCAGTGGGTCCGGATTGATAAGATTAAATTCTGATGGCTCACCAGACACAACTTTTGGACCTGAAGGAAAATTTACTTATGATCTTTCAATTGGAAATGGTTCAAATTATCTAAGAAGTTGTCTCCAATTATCTAATGGGGGCATTATTGCAGCAGGAATTGATCATACAAGTAACAGTGGTGATTACGTTGTTGTTAAGTTAACTCAGAATCCTACCGGAGTTGATGACCAGAACTTCATCCAACCAAATGATTTTGCTCTATATCAGAATTATCCAAACCCATTTAACCCAATAACAACAATAAAATACAGTGTAAGTGTTAAATCATATATACGTTTATCTGTCTATGACATTTTAGGAAGAGAAGTATCAACATTAGTTAATGAATCAAAACATGCGGGAAATTATGAAATAGAGTTTGATGCTTCACATCTTGCAAGCGGAATTTATTTCTATAGGCTGCAAGCAGATCCATTTATTGAAACAAAAAAGATGATTCTGCTTAGATAA
- a CDS encoding response regulator transcription factor has translation MIIEDNELLRDSLKEVINKSNSITCENTFSSGEVACEVIKKKELVPDIILLDIGLPGINGVDLIPELKILTPSSKIVILTVHDDNENVFNAICAGASGYLLKDLSCEEIIASLLDVMNGGAPMNSHIANKVLTMFRDQNVKSSAYNLSEREKEILSLLVEGLSKKQIGKKIFLSHHTVDSYLRNIYIKLEVHSRSNAITKALKEKII, from the coding sequence TTGATCATTGAGGATAATGAACTGCTTCGAGACTCACTCAAGGAGGTCATAAACAAAAGTAATTCGATAACATGTGAAAATACGTTTAGTTCCGGAGAAGTTGCTTGTGAAGTCATAAAAAAAAAGGAATTAGTTCCCGATATAATTTTACTAGATATTGGATTGCCGGGGATTAATGGGGTTGACTTAATTCCTGAGTTAAAAATATTGACGCCATCTTCTAAAATTGTTATCCTAACAGTTCACGATGATAATGAAAATGTTTTTAATGCAATTTGTGCCGGAGCTTCGGGATATTTATTAAAAGATTTATCATGTGAGGAAATTATAGCATCTCTACTTGATGTTATGAATGGAGGTGCTCCAATGAACTCACATATTGCTAATAAAGTACTAACTATGTTCAGAGATCAAAATGTTAAATCGAGTGCATATAATTTATCTGAAAGAGAAAAAGAAATATTAAGCTTATTAGTTGAGGGACTAAGTAAAAAACAAATAGGGAAAAAAATATTTCTAAGTCATCATACAGTCGATTCTTATCTACGCAACATCTATATAAAGCTTGAAGTTCATTCCCGAAGTAATGCTATAACTAAAGCACTTAAAGAAAAAATAATTTAG